One genomic segment of Arachis duranensis cultivar V14167 chromosome 4, aradu.V14167.gnm2.J7QH, whole genome shotgun sequence includes these proteins:
- the LOC107486084 gene encoding UDP-glycosyltransferase 74G1 encodes MEINHKVVTENTTIANRPHCLVLAFPAQGHINPMIQFSKLLVHEGVKVTLCTTRSFIKKLQNLPPSMSLESISDGFDHGFEGISPRIYITKFLQVGPQTLIELLQNLAQLGYPVDCIIYDSFMPWALDVAKNNGIIGASYLTQNMGVNSIYYHVQLGKIKVPISDEDEILLPSMPKLQKWDLPSFFFTYEEEPAQLKFLVDQFSNIQNADWVLCNSIYELDKEIAEWTTKIWPKFRSVGPNIPSMILDNRIKDDQDYEVAQFKREDCIEWLDNKPKGSVIYVSFGSIVPLNEEQMGEIAYALRDSNHYFLWVVRASEENKLPKDFEKISEKGLIVTWCSQLKVLQHESVACFVTHCGWNSTLETLSLGVPTIAMPQWSDQATNAKYIVDVWKVGIRAPFDDDKKKIVRREALKKCIMEMVDGEQGKEIKKNATQLKKLILEAASVGGSSHGNILEFVNSLQGTTCG; translated from the exons atgGAGATTAATCACAAAGTAGTTACCGAGAACACAACCATAGCTAATAGACCACATTGTTTGGTCCTAGCATTCCCAGCACAAGGTCACATAAATCCTATGATTCAATTCTCAAAGCTTTTGGTACATGAAGGAGTGAAAGTAACACTATGCACAACCCGCTCCTTTATCAAGAAGTTGCAAAACTTGCCACCTTCCATGTCCCTTGAATCCATTTCTGATGGATTTGACCATGGTTTTGAAGGTATATCCCCCCGGATTTATATAACCAAGTTTTTGCAAGTGGGCCCACAAACCCTTATTGAGCTTCTTCAGAATCTTGCTCAATTAGGGTACCCTGTGGATTGCATAATCTATGATTCATTCATGCCTTGGGCTCTTGATGTTGCAAAAAACAATGGTATAATTGGGGCTTCTTATCTTACTCAAAATATGGGTGTGAATAGTATATACTATCATGTTCAATTGGGTAAGATTAAGGTTCCTATTAGTGATGAGGATGAGATTTTGCTTCCTTCTATGCCCAAACTTCAAAAGTGGGACTtgccttctttcttcttcacataTGAGGAAGAACCCGCTCAGTTAAAGTTTCTTGTGGATCAGTTCTCCAACATTCAAAATGCTGATTGGGTTTTGTGCAATTCAATCTATGAGCTGGACAAAGAG ATTGCTGAATGGACAACAAAGATTTGGCCAAAATTTAGATCTGTAGGTCCAAACATACCATCTATGATCTTAGATAACCGGATTAAAGATGACCAAGATTATGAAGTTGCACAATTCAAGCGTGAAGATTGCATAGAATGGCTAGACAACAAGCCAAAGGGGTCAGTTATTTATGTTTCATTTGGAAGTATCGTTCCCCTTAACGAGGAACAAATGGGAGAAATCGCTTATGCTTTGAGAGATAGTAATCATTATTTTTTGTGGGTGGTTAGAGCTTCTGAAGAGAATAAACTaccaaaagattttgaaaaaatatcgGAAAAGGGTTTGATAGTAACATGGTGTTCCCAACTAAAAGTTCTACAACATGAATCTGTGGCATGTTTTGTAACACATTGTGGTTGGAACTCTACATTAGAAACATTGAGTTTAGGAGTTCCAACTATTGCAATGCCACAGTGGTCAGATCAAGCAACAAATGCAAAGTACATTGTTGATGTTTGGAAAGTTGGAATTAGAGCTCCatttgatgatgataagaaGAAAATTGTGAGAAGAGAAGCATTGAAAAAGTGCATCATGGAAATGGTGGATGGTGAACAGGgtaaagagataaagaaaaatGCAACCCAGttgaagaaattgattttggaagCTGCTAGTGTTGGGGGAAGTTCTCATGGAAACATTTTAGAATTTGTGAATAGTTTGCAAGGTACAACATGcggctaa